A window of Rubricoccus marinus contains these coding sequences:
- a CDS encoding PP2C family protein-serine/threonine phosphatase, whose translation MPFQTAPPLSHAGGRATNQDCAGWREADGATCWVLADGLGGHASGEVASEAAVEGALTAFENRPGTDAETVQRCINRAQSVVRTLQEGSPSLDSMRTTLVVAVARGQQVRWGHVGDSRLYHFREGRIAGRTTDHSVPQALVEAGEIGPADVRGHPDRNRLLQAVGGNSAPRATIAEASGVQSGDALLLCSDGFWELVEEEEMEADLAAASSPEAWLSAMEARLTARADGRHDNYSALATWAT comes from the coding sequence ATGCCCTTCCAGACCGCTCCCCCGCTCTCCCACGCTGGAGGCCGCGCCACCAACCAGGACTGCGCGGGGTGGCGCGAAGCGGACGGGGCGACGTGCTGGGTATTGGCAGACGGCCTCGGCGGCCACGCCTCTGGCGAGGTGGCGAGCGAAGCCGCCGTAGAAGGCGCGCTGACCGCGTTCGAGAACCGGCCGGGGACCGACGCCGAGACCGTTCAGCGGTGCATCAACCGCGCGCAATCGGTTGTCCGCACGTTGCAGGAAGGGTCGCCGTCGCTGGACTCGATGCGCACCACGCTGGTCGTCGCCGTCGCCAGAGGCCAGCAGGTACGGTGGGGGCACGTCGGGGACTCACGCCTTTACCACTTCCGTGAGGGCCGCATCGCCGGGCGCACCACGGACCACAGCGTTCCTCAGGCTCTCGTGGAAGCGGGCGAGATCGGCCCGGCGGACGTGCGCGGGCACCCGGACCGCAACCGGCTGCTCCAGGCCGTCGGCGGCAACAGCGCGCCGCGCGCCACCATCGCCGAGGCCTCTGGCGTCCAGTCCGGCGACGCCCTCCTCCTGTGCTCCGATGGGTTCTGGGAGCTCGTCGAGGAGGAGGAGATGGAAGCCGATCTCGCGGCAGCCTCGTCGCCAGAGGCGTGGCTTTCGGCCATGGAGGCACGCCTCACGGCCCGCGCAGACGGGCGCCACGACAACTACTCCGCTCTCGCCACCTGGGCGACCTGA
- a CDS encoding DUF2085 domain-containing protein: protein MTPRADIRLPPTLAWGIGSILAVLFLGLAFLPPLVDGFARGALMHGFSFVCHQLPERSASIGGAPLALCHRCTGIFAGFTLGLVVGPLAVPSFVQGVKRVFSRVSPKHRALAVLLAAGVPTLVDWMLGASGLWMNTPVSRTVTGLFLGLVAGLLVARGLLEQRAVVMSSSPTLT from the coding sequence ATGACACCTCGCGCCGACATCCGATTGCCCCCGACCCTCGCATGGGGGATCGGGTCAATTCTGGCGGTGCTTTTCCTGGGGCTGGCGTTCCTGCCTCCGCTCGTGGACGGCTTCGCCAGAGGCGCGTTGATGCACGGGTTCTCGTTCGTGTGCCATCAACTGCCGGAGCGGTCGGCCTCCATCGGCGGAGCGCCTCTGGCGTTGTGCCACCGGTGCACCGGCATCTTTGCCGGGTTCACGCTCGGGCTCGTCGTTGGGCCTCTGGCGGTCCCCTCGTTCGTCCAGGGCGTGAAGCGCGTGTTCTCGCGCGTGTCCCCCAAGCACCGCGCGCTGGCCGTGTTGCTCGCCGCTGGCGTTCCGACGCTTGTCGACTGGATGCTCGGCGCCAGCGGCCTGTGGATGAACACGCCCGTCTCTCGAACAGTGACCGGCCTATTCCTCGGGCTCGTCGCGGGTCTGCTCGTCGCCAGAGGCTTGCTGGAGCAGCGGGCCGTGGTCATGTCTTCCTCACCCACCCTCACGTAG
- a CDS encoding FHA domain-containing protein yields the protein MQTLTLRWSHRSHHHERAFAQGQSAVIGRDPACDVSLPADDRTVHRRHAEIIWDGGAPSIRVIGQNGARVDSHAGKLRQGETARLAATDRIRIGASEIEAVYHRATAGPRKLRCHNCNRVQDYAPEGMCVHCGFALASAETVFIQE from the coding sequence ATGCAAACGCTCACCCTCCGCTGGAGCCACCGTTCACACCACCACGAGCGCGCCTTCGCGCAAGGGCAATCGGCCGTGATCGGGCGCGACCCGGCCTGCGACGTGTCGCTCCCAGCAGACGACCGGACGGTTCACCGCCGCCACGCGGAGATTATCTGGGACGGCGGCGCTCCGAGCATCCGCGTGATCGGCCAAAACGGCGCGCGGGTGGACTCTCACGCGGGAAAGCTTCGTCAGGGAGAAACCGCGCGGCTAGCGGCGACGGACCGAATTCGGATCGGCGCGTCGGAGATCGAGGCCGTCTACCATAGAGCGACGGCGGGCCCTCGAAAGCTGAGGTGCCACAACTGCAACCGCGTGCAGGACTACGCGCCGGAAGGGATGTGCGTCCACTGCGGCTTCGCGCTGGCGAGTGCCGAAACCGTCTTTATCCAAGAGTGA
- a CDS encoding FHA domain-containing protein gives MTVTITWTGPEGDGEWTGSVPVVIGREGDLEISDPQLSRRHAELSEASGVLTLTDLNSANGTFVGDARIESESLDSSGRFRLGHVSFIAAPLAPEAASVETVRVDPNATVRIAAQPVVAARPHIVVAWRNVENGATGEARVRPPAAIGSRDDAEIQLEDGRVSRRHATVHLQAGAGDFAIVVQDEGSSNGTYRSGETERIDRVDLGASGEIEIRPYVLRLSLEGVAAEPDGGSERAQPVVADEVAPPSLTPPPESSPEQTVPPSLRSPAPEARASGDEGDPREETSFDEEASIVFDEEPLIIARDFPPPLFDAPTVSVDAITRDGRPILEADYVAVGGGLGSFVWVDMLRIGGVARGQIAVLGLEEKPHSRYERLCIQSQIPDHERLRSDSGSCPDCIWGWPGYAVREAWKETFKGDLTTAGRAVWKIFNEPTFATTYTPRSGDVFASIDVEAERIGWDEMRYPARVRAIRKTDDGRYAIAYTVPTNDPNRERYALARYVHVAVGYPGIRLLPDLQTYRQETGDTKRVVNAYEEHEQVYQKLARDGGTVVLRGWGIVASRIIQTLWELRRDKKVKINVLHLTRSIVARGNSYRGARRETANNWEFQPFNWPKACWGGDLRFLLEESGTAERAELLKAWGGTTTADREDWRDMVVQGLDEGWYQIREGVVDHVEPTADGKVRTVVVGQKTIRDEAQLDADFILDCTGLVSTIDSHPLLRDLVEHHGLGRNVQGRLDVAPDFEIRGMRNTASGARGERSGGRMYAAGVATLGGPYAPVDSFLGLQYSAQRSIDALERLRAPRLRHLNSTRSFGQWVRWARGQSPDGRRSPSTPSPRRARPRQHA, from the coding sequence ATGACCGTAACGATTACCTGGACCGGCCCCGAAGGCGACGGCGAATGGACGGGCAGCGTGCCGGTCGTCATCGGCCGAGAGGGCGACCTCGAGATCAGCGACCCGCAGCTCTCGCGCCGCCACGCAGAGCTCAGCGAAGCCTCTGGCGTGTTGACGCTTACGGACCTGAACAGCGCGAACGGCACGTTCGTCGGCGACGCTCGGATCGAGAGCGAGTCCTTGGACAGTTCTGGCCGCTTCCGCCTGGGCCACGTCTCGTTTATCGCCGCGCCTCTGGCGCCAGAGGCCGCGAGCGTCGAAACCGTGCGCGTGGACCCGAACGCGACGGTTCGCATCGCTGCACAACCCGTTGTAGCTGCCCGTCCGCACATTGTGGTGGCATGGCGAAACGTGGAGAACGGTGCGACCGGCGAGGCGCGTGTCCGCCCGCCAGCGGCGATCGGGTCGCGGGACGACGCCGAGATCCAGCTCGAAGACGGCCGCGTCAGCCGCCGCCACGCGACGGTTCACTTGCAAGCCGGCGCCGGAGACTTCGCCATTGTCGTCCAGGACGAAGGATCGTCCAACGGCACCTACCGATCTGGCGAAACAGAGCGGATCGACCGGGTGGACCTGGGCGCCTCTGGCGAGATCGAGATCCGTCCGTACGTGCTTCGCCTGTCGCTGGAGGGCGTCGCAGCCGAGCCCGATGGCGGTTCGGAGCGCGCGCAGCCCGTCGTGGCGGACGAAGTCGCGCCGCCTTCGCTGACGCCGCCACCCGAGTCGTCTCCCGAGCAAACGGTTCCTCCATCTCTTCGCTCCCCAGCGCCAGAGGCCCGGGCCTCTGGCGACGAGGGAGACCCTCGCGAGGAGACCTCGTTTGATGAGGAGGCGTCGATCGTGTTCGACGAGGAGCCGCTCATCATCGCGCGGGACTTCCCGCCACCGTTGTTCGACGCCCCGACGGTCTCGGTCGACGCGATCACGCGCGACGGGCGCCCGATCCTCGAGGCCGACTACGTCGCCGTCGGCGGGGGCTTGGGAAGCTTTGTGTGGGTGGACATGCTCCGCATCGGCGGCGTCGCCAGAGGGCAGATCGCGGTCCTGGGTCTGGAGGAGAAGCCGCACAGCCGGTACGAGCGGCTGTGCATCCAGTCGCAGATCCCGGACCATGAACGCCTGCGCTCGGACTCCGGCTCGTGCCCGGACTGCATCTGGGGCTGGCCTGGCTACGCCGTTCGCGAGGCGTGGAAAGAGACGTTCAAAGGCGACCTCACGACCGCCGGACGAGCCGTCTGGAAGATCTTCAACGAGCCCACCTTCGCGACGACCTACACCCCGCGCTCTGGCGACGTGTTCGCCTCCATCGACGTGGAGGCGGAGCGGATCGGGTGGGACGAAATGCGCTACCCGGCCCGCGTTCGCGCCATCCGCAAAACCGACGACGGGCGCTACGCCATCGCGTATACCGTCCCGACGAATGACCCGAACCGCGAGCGGTACGCCCTCGCGCGATACGTCCACGTCGCCGTGGGCTACCCCGGCATCCGGCTGCTGCCGGACCTGCAGACGTACCGGCAAGAGACCGGCGATACGAAGCGCGTGGTCAACGCCTACGAGGAGCACGAGCAGGTCTATCAGAAGCTCGCGCGAGACGGGGGCACCGTAGTCCTGCGCGGTTGGGGCATCGTGGCCTCTCGTATCATCCAGACGCTCTGGGAGCTACGGCGCGACAAGAAGGTCAAGATCAACGTCCTGCACCTCACACGTTCCATCGTCGCCAGAGGCAACAGCTACCGAGGCGCGCGTCGTGAGACGGCCAACAACTGGGAGTTCCAACCCTTTAACTGGCCCAAGGCGTGTTGGGGCGGAGATCTCCGGTTCCTGCTGGAGGAATCCGGGACGGCCGAGCGGGCCGAACTGCTCAAGGCATGGGGCGGGACAACAACTGCCGACCGCGAGGACTGGCGTGACATGGTGGTCCAAGGCCTCGATGAGGGCTGGTACCAGATCCGCGAGGGCGTCGTGGACCACGTTGAGCCCACGGCAGACGGGAAGGTCCGCACGGTCGTCGTCGGGCAGAAAACGATCCGCGACGAAGCGCAGCTCGACGCCGACTTCATCCTGGACTGCACGGGCCTGGTCTCCACGATCGACAGCCATCCCCTCTTGCGCGACTTGGTGGAGCACCATGGACTGGGCCGCAACGTGCAGGGCCGTCTGGACGTGGCGCCGGACTTCGAGATCCGCGGGATGCGGAACACGGCCTCTGGCGCCAGAGGCGAGCGAAGCGGGGGCCGGATGTACGCCGCTGGCGTCGCGACCCTTGGCGGCCCGTACGCGCCTGTGGACAGCTTTCTCGGGCTCCAGTATTCCGCCCAGCGCTCCATCGACGCGCTGGAGCGCCTCCGCGCGCCGCGCCTCCGCCACCTCAACTCAACGCGCTCGTTCGGGCAGTGGGTGCGCTGGGCGCGAGGCCAGTCCCCAGACGGGCGCCGCTCCCCCTCCACGCCGTCGCCCCGGCGCGCTCGCCCCCGTCAACACGCCTGA
- a CDS encoding serine/threonine protein kinase has product MDTVFQESGPRTSLALPPRTILNDAYEIGRVLGKGGFGITYAALDTHLQVPVAIKEFLPAQVAGRGTDRSTVQPHGGNESDVFEHGLSAFLAEAQTLAQFNHPNIVQVRAFFRQNGTGYLVMPFYEGKTLDAVLNDHEGPMPCSEALALVEPVMNGLEAVHARNILHRDIKPQNVYLTDSGETILLDFGAARIAFGQESQSLSAVLTPGYAPFEQYSRRGHQGPWTDVYATAAMLYRMVTGDKPPEATDRLAGEPLAPIHLKNPSATPSFANAVSTALATMPKDRPQTIADFRAQLAGAGETVVIQDETIVADETIVDDHTILDRSASGGGSRQRPETVLVLRAAEACRYKLDGGEIMTLAKGEERVVPVTPGEHAIAAAFGDERHRTSMRVARGERRVVPLAAPSGGRKTRGAARGKAACRPVAKSGRGWVWFLGGAAALFGLLILVAVVDALGDADPTAPGGTAVEAIASGEALQFAGLGQATTTSGFLGAGDGTLPTGEFADLYTVEAVEANYLYAELTSADFDTFLILNGPDGSSIIQNDDFNGDTSVSYFDVELPTPGVYQLFVTSHLPGEAGSYTLTVTPDQL; this is encoded by the coding sequence ATGGACACCGTCTTTCAAGAATCTGGCCCCCGCACGTCCCTGGCCCTCCCGCCCCGGACGATCCTGAACGACGCCTACGAGATCGGTCGCGTCCTTGGTAAAGGCGGCTTCGGCATTACGTACGCAGCGCTGGACACGCACCTCCAGGTGCCGGTCGCGATCAAGGAGTTCCTTCCGGCGCAGGTGGCGGGGCGCGGGACGGACCGCTCGACGGTGCAGCCGCACGGCGGCAACGAGAGCGACGTGTTCGAGCACGGGCTGAGCGCGTTTCTCGCCGAGGCGCAGACGCTCGCGCAGTTCAATCACCCGAACATCGTGCAGGTGCGGGCCTTTTTCCGGCAGAACGGGACGGGCTACCTGGTGATGCCGTTTTACGAGGGCAAAACGCTCGACGCTGTCCTTAACGACCACGAAGGGCCGATGCCGTGCTCCGAAGCGCTCGCTCTTGTCGAGCCGGTCATGAACGGTCTGGAGGCGGTCCACGCGCGGAACATCCTCCACCGCGATATCAAGCCGCAGAACGTCTACCTCACCGACTCCGGCGAGACCATCCTGCTGGACTTCGGCGCGGCACGGATCGCGTTCGGACAAGAAAGCCAGAGCCTCTCGGCCGTTCTCACACCGGGCTACGCGCCGTTCGAGCAGTACTCGCGCCGCGGCCACCAGGGCCCGTGGACCGACGTGTACGCCACCGCGGCCATGCTCTACCGCATGGTCACCGGCGACAAGCCGCCAGAGGCCACCGACCGCCTTGCCGGGGAGCCTCTGGCGCCGATCCACCTCAAAAACCCCTCGGCCACGCCCTCCTTCGCCAACGCCGTTTCGACGGCGCTCGCGACGATGCCCAAAGACCGTCCGCAGACCATCGCGGATTTCCGCGCGCAACTCGCCGGAGCGGGCGAGACCGTGGTGATCCAGGATGAGACGATCGTCGCCGACGAGACGATTGTGGACGACCACACCATCCTGGACCGATCCGCCTCTGGCGGAGGATCTCGCCAGAGGCCCGAGACCGTTCTCGTCCTCCGCGCAGCCGAGGCGTGCCGCTACAAGCTGGACGGCGGCGAGATCATGACGCTTGCGAAAGGGGAGGAGCGGGTGGTCCCCGTCACCCCTGGCGAGCACGCGATTGCCGCGGCTTTCGGCGACGAGCGTCACCGGACCTCGATGCGCGTCGCCAGAGGCGAACGGCGCGTGGTGCCGCTGGCGGCGCCGAGCGGGGGGCGAAAGACGCGAGGTGCCGCGCGAGGAAAAGCGGCTTGCCGGCCTGTGGCCAAAAGCGGCCGCGGATGGGTCTGGTTTTTGGGAGGAGCCGCCGCGCTGTTCGGTCTGCTGATCCTGGTCGCCGTTGTGGATGCGTTGGGCGACGCGGACCCCACAGCCCCCGGAGGCACCGCGGTTGAAGCCATTGCCTCTGGCGAGGCGCTCCAGTTCGCTGGCCTGGGCCAGGCGACGACAACGAGCGGGTTCCTCGGCGCGGGAGACGGGACGCTGCCCACGGGCGAGTTCGCGGACCTGTACACGGTCGAAGCCGTCGAGGCCAACTACCTATACGCCGAGCTGACTTCCGCCGACTTCGACACGTTTCTCATTCTGAACGGCCCCGACGGGAGCAGCATCATCCAGAACGACGACTTCAACGGCGATACGTCGGTTTCGTACTTCGATGTCGAACTGCCCACGCCCGGCGTGTACCAGCTCTTCGTCACGAGCCACCTGCCTGGGGAGGCCGGCTCGTACACGCTTACCGTGACGCCAGACCAGCTCTAG
- a CDS encoding cation:proton antiporter, which produces MLADLALVLLLAWLAGALAGRAGYPPVLGELAAGVVFGPPVLGWVGPSEALTVLATLGVVLLMLLAGIRADPRDIARHAASALLPALAGLALPMALGYFVVTVLGGTPEAGLMVGVILSVTALATVSRVLLDLDMLGSGLGQRLLCVSLLEVILVLVTFAVVNGAVGGGGEPLATVVLKAAGFLLGAAIAGLWVLPRLGAFLARIGLLRAPGGASFAVLVAVGFGAASGAAGLTFVPGAFLAGLFITPEVLDEQFEPAARSVRDVGLGVLTPVFFFAAGFAADLGVIVREPVLVVAIVAAGVGGKILAGVIGLLPTRASWREGAVLGMGMNGRGGIDVILAGAALAGGVITADLFTALVITTFAATLPVPILLQWGQGWIAPASPEASGA; this is translated from the coding sequence ATGCTGGCCGACCTCGCGCTCGTCCTTCTTCTAGCGTGGCTCGCGGGCGCCCTCGCGGGACGGGCGGGCTATCCACCCGTTCTCGGCGAATTGGCCGCTGGCGTCGTCTTCGGGCCGCCCGTTCTGGGCTGGGTCGGTCCGAGCGAGGCGCTGACGGTTCTCGCGACCCTGGGCGTGGTGCTCCTGATGCTCCTGGCCGGGATTCGCGCAGACCCGCGCGACATCGCTCGTCACGCCGCAAGCGCGCTGCTCCCGGCTCTCGCAGGCCTCGCCCTTCCGATGGCCCTGGGCTACTTCGTCGTGACCGTGCTCGGCGGAACGCCAGAGGCCGGGCTCATGGTCGGTGTCATCCTGAGCGTGACGGCGCTCGCGACGGTCTCGCGCGTGCTCCTCGATCTCGACATGCTGGGATCGGGCTTAGGACAACGGTTGCTGTGCGTGTCGCTGCTGGAGGTCATCCTGGTGCTCGTCACGTTTGCGGTGGTCAACGGCGCGGTGGGCGGCGGCGGGGAGCCTCTGGCGACGGTCGTGCTCAAAGCCGCGGGCTTTCTCCTGGGCGCTGCCATTGCGGGGCTGTGGGTGCTGCCACGTCTGGGCGCGTTCCTCGCGCGGATCGGCCTCTTGCGCGCGCCGGGCGGCGCTTCGTTTGCCGTGCTGGTGGCGGTCGGGTTTGGCGCCGCGTCCGGCGCGGCGGGACTGACGTTCGTGCCGGGGGCGTTCCTCGCGGGCCTGTTCATTACGCCAGAGGTGCTCGACGAGCAGTTCGAGCCGGCGGCGCGTTCAGTCCGAGATGTTGGCCTCGGGGTGCTGACGCCAGTGTTCTTTTTCGCCGCGGGGTTCGCAGCAGACCTCGGTGTGATCGTGCGGGAGCCCGTGTTGGTCGTCGCCATCGTGGCAGCGGGCGTGGGTGGCAAGATCCTCGCGGGCGTGATCGGCCTGTTGCCGACGCGGGCGTCGTGGCGCGAGGGGGCCGTGCTCGGCATGGGCATGAACGGCCGCGGCGGCATCGACGTGATCCTCGCGGGCGCAGCGCTGGCAGGCGGCGTCATCACTGCCGACCTGTTTACCGCCCTCGTGATCACCACGTTCGCAGCGACGCTCCCGGTCCCGATCCTCCTCCAATGGGGCCAGGGTTGGATCGCTCCCGCCTCGCCAGAGGCCTCTGGCGCGTGA
- the groL gene encoding chaperonin GroEL (60 kDa chaperone family; promotes refolding of misfolded polypeptides especially under stressful conditions; forms two stacked rings of heptamers to form a barrel-shaped 14mer; ends can be capped by GroES; misfolded proteins enter the barrel where they are refolded when GroES binds) has translation MPKQIHFDVEARDTLKAGVDALANAVKVTLGPKGRNVIIEKKFGAPTVTKDGVTVAKEIELEDKVANVGAQMVKEVASKTSDVAGDGTTTATVLAQAIMNQGLRSVMSGANSMDIKRGIDKAVTTIVANLREQSRDVGGKAEIANVGMISANNDQEIGDLIADAMDKVGQDGVITVEEAKGTETTLDTVDGMQFDRGYLSPYFVTDPENMEVVLEDALVLIHDKKISAMKDLLPVLEKVAQTGAPLLLIAEDIDGEALATLVVNKLRGTLRVAAVKAPGFGDRRKAMLGDIATLTGGELLSEEMGYKLENATLDTLGRAKRVVITKDNTTLVDGAGAQDGITARINQIKAQMETTTSDYDREKLQERLAKLSGGVAVIKIGASTEPEMKEKKARVEDALHATRAAVEEGIVPGGGVALVRALPALDSCEVDNEDQQIGVEIIRRALEQPLRTIVNNAGLEGSVVVNKVKEGSGAYGFNARTEAYGDLLEMGVVDPTKVTRTALENAASVAGLLLTTEAVISDKPEPEAAMPMGGAPDMGGMGGGMGF, from the coding sequence ATGCCTAAGCAGATTCACTTCGACGTCGAGGCACGCGACACGCTCAAAGCGGGCGTCGACGCCCTCGCCAACGCCGTCAAGGTGACGCTCGGTCCTAAGGGCCGCAACGTCATCATCGAGAAGAAGTTCGGAGCTCCGACCGTCACCAAGGATGGTGTCACCGTCGCCAAGGAGATCGAGCTCGAAGACAAAGTCGCCAACGTCGGCGCGCAGATGGTCAAGGAGGTCGCCTCTAAGACCTCCGACGTTGCCGGTGACGGCACGACGACCGCCACGGTCCTCGCGCAGGCCATCATGAACCAGGGCCTCCGGTCCGTCATGAGCGGCGCCAACTCGATGGACATCAAGCGCGGCATCGACAAGGCCGTGACGACCATCGTCGCCAACCTCCGCGAGCAGTCCCGCGACGTGGGCGGCAAGGCTGAGATCGCCAACGTCGGCATGATCTCCGCCAACAACGACCAGGAGATCGGCGACCTCATCGCTGACGCGATGGACAAGGTCGGTCAGGACGGCGTCATCACCGTCGAGGAGGCCAAGGGCACCGAGACGACGCTCGACACCGTCGACGGCATGCAGTTCGACCGCGGCTACCTGTCGCCGTACTTCGTGACGGACCCAGAGAACATGGAGGTCGTCCTCGAGGACGCGCTCGTGCTCATCCACGACAAGAAGATCAGCGCGATGAAGGATCTCCTTCCCGTGCTGGAGAAGGTCGCGCAGACCGGCGCTCCCCTGCTGCTCATCGCAGAGGACATCGACGGCGAGGCCCTCGCAACGCTCGTGGTCAACAAGCTCCGTGGCACGCTCCGCGTGGCCGCCGTTAAGGCCCCTGGCTTCGGCGACCGCCGCAAGGCTATGCTCGGCGACATCGCGACGCTCACCGGTGGCGAGCTCCTCTCCGAGGAGATGGGCTACAAGCTGGAGAACGCGACGCTGGACACGCTCGGCCGCGCCAAGCGCGTCGTCATCACGAAGGACAACACGACCCTCGTGGACGGTGCCGGCGCACAGGACGGCATCACGGCCCGGATCAATCAGATCAAGGCTCAGATGGAGACCACGACCTCGGACTACGACCGTGAGAAGCTCCAGGAGCGCCTCGCGAAGCTGTCCGGCGGCGTCGCCGTCATCAAGATCGGTGCCTCCACGGAGCCCGAGATGAAGGAGAAGAAGGCCCGCGTCGAGGACGCACTCCACGCGACCCGTGCGGCCGTCGAGGAAGGCATCGTCCCCGGTGGTGGTGTCGCGCTCGTCCGCGCGCTCCCCGCTCTCGATAGCTGCGAGGTCGACAACGAGGATCAGCAGATCGGCGTGGAGATCATCCGCCGCGCGCTGGAGCAGCCGCTCCGCACGATCGTGAACAACGCGGGCCTCGAAGGCTCCGTGGTTGTGAACAAGGTCAAGGAGGGCAGCGGAGCCTACGGCTTCAACGCTCGCACCGAGGCCTACGGTGACCTCCTGGAGATGGGCGTCGTGGACCCGACCAAGGTCACGCGCACGGCTCTCGAGAACGCCGCGTCGGTTGCAGGCCTCCTGCTCACGACCGAGGCTGTTATCAGCGACAAGCCTGAGCCCGAGGCAGCGATGCCGATGGGCGGTGCCCCCGACATGGGTGGCATGGGCGGCGGCATGGGCTTCTAA
- the groES gene encoding co-chaperone GroES — MASIKPLADRVVVKAQEAETQTASGLYIPDSAKEKPQRGTVIAFGPGKVENGTKIDMTVQEGDTVLYGKYAGTEIQLDGEDVLIMRESDILGIVND, encoded by the coding sequence ATGGCCAGCATCAAGCCGCTCGCCGACCGCGTGGTCGTCAAGGCTCAGGAAGCCGAGACGCAGACCGCCAGCGGTCTCTACATCCCCGACTCCGCCAAGGAGAAGCCGCAGCGCGGCACGGTCATCGCCTTCGGACCCGGCAAGGTCGAGAACGGCACCAAGATCGACATGACCGTGCAGGAGGGCGACACCGTTCTCTACGGCAAGTACGCCGGGACGGAGATCCAGCTCGACGGTGAGGACGTCCTCATCATGCGCGAGTCCGACATCCTCGGCATCGTCAACGACTAG
- a CDS encoding DUF4199 family protein: MPSKNQSIIIGVAVGVVLGIIFAFLASSGGQAGQIIGGCGACLVALLAPMAAVWHYTNTYNLTIPAGQGAGLGAIVGAVSSLIGGLIQQLLIRVGVFPDPIVAAREQLEAQGMDAAQIEQALGFAQTMSNPVIGLVVGLIIGALVGAIGGAIGASVFKKGGMVDEFDV, encoded by the coding sequence ATGCCATCTAAGAATCAGTCCATCATCATCGGTGTCGCCGTCGGCGTCGTCCTCGGGATCATCTTTGCCTTCCTGGCTTCCTCTGGCGGTCAGGCCGGTCAGATCATCGGCGGGTGCGGAGCGTGCCTGGTCGCGCTTCTCGCGCCAATGGCGGCCGTCTGGCACTACACCAACACCTACAACCTGACGATCCCAGCCGGGCAAGGCGCTGGGCTTGGCGCCATCGTTGGGGCGGTCAGCTCCTTGATTGGCGGGCTGATCCAGCAGCTGCTGATCCGCGTCGGCGTGTTCCCCGATCCCATCGTGGCTGCCCGTGAGCAGCTAGAGGCGCAGGGAATGGACGCGGCGCAGATCGAGCAGGCGCTAGGATTCGCTCAGACGATGAGCAACCCGGTGATCGGCCTCGTGGTGGGCCTCATCATCGGCGCCCTCGTTGGCGCGATTGGCGGTGCGATCGGCGCGTCCGTCTTTAAGAAGGGCGGCATGGTCGACGAGTTCGACGTGTAG